Proteins from a genomic interval of Arvicanthis niloticus isolate mArvNil1 chromosome 26, mArvNil1.pat.X, whole genome shotgun sequence:
- the Snx22 gene encoding sorting nexin-22 isoform X2: MLEVHIPSVGPEAEGPRQSPEKGHMVFQVEVLYSGRRHTVPRRYSEFHALHKRIKKRYKVPDFPSKRLPNWRTRGLEQRRQGLETYIQGILYLNQDVPKELLEFLRLRHFLPTDSKASSWSSQLQHQPVIGFCMDPYIYTQSPEPLPEVVVDGVLQGLYGFSTSPAPAQPEANRHSAPSPVP, encoded by the exons ATGCTGGAAGTTCACATCCCCTCGGTGGGGCCCGAGGCCGAAGGGCCCAGGCAGAGTCCAGAGAAAGGCCACATG GTGTTCCAAGTGGAGGTGCTGTACAGCGGACGCAGACACACCGTGCCGCGACGCTACAGCGAGTTCCACGCTCTACACAAGCGG ATCAAGAAACGGTACAAAGTGCCTGACTTTCCCTCAAAACGCCTGCCCAACTGGAGGACCAGAGGATTGGAACAGCGCCGGCAGGGCTTGGAGACCTATATCCAG GGCATCCTGTACCTGAATCAGGATGTACCTAAGGAGTTACTGGAATTCTTAAGACTTAGACACTTTCTGCCTACAGACTCCAAGGCCAGCAGCTGGAG CTCACAGCTGCAGCACCAGCCGGTCATTGGCTTCTGTATGGATCCCTACATTTACACCCAGTCACCAG AACCTCTCCCAGAAGTGGTGGTGGATGGTGTGCTCCAGGGTCTCTATGGCTTCAGCACCAGCCCGGCCCCCGCCCAGCCAGAGGCTAACCGTCACTCTGCTCCATCACCAGTACCCTGA
- the Snx22 gene encoding sorting nexin-22 isoform X4, protein MLEVHIPSVGPEAEGPRQSPEKGHMVFQVEVLYSGRRHTVPRRYSEFHALHKRGILYLNQDVPKELLEFLRLRHFLPTDSKASSWSSQLQHQPVIGFCMDPYIYTQSPEPLPEVVVDGVLQGLYGFSTSPAPAQPEANRHSAPSPVP, encoded by the exons ATGCTGGAAGTTCACATCCCCTCGGTGGGGCCCGAGGCCGAAGGGCCCAGGCAGAGTCCAGAGAAAGGCCACATG GTGTTCCAAGTGGAGGTGCTGTACAGCGGACGCAGACACACCGTGCCGCGACGCTACAGCGAGTTCCACGCTCTACACAAGCGG GGCATCCTGTACCTGAATCAGGATGTACCTAAGGAGTTACTGGAATTCTTAAGACTTAGACACTTTCTGCCTACAGACTCCAAGGCCAGCAGCTGGAG CTCACAGCTGCAGCACCAGCCGGTCATTGGCTTCTGTATGGATCCCTACATTTACACCCAGTCACCAG AACCTCTCCCAGAAGTGGTGGTGGATGGTGTGCTCCAGGGTCTCTATGGCTTCAGCACCAGCCCGGCCCCCGCCCAGCCAGAGGCTAACCGTCACTCTGCTCCATCACCAGTACCCTGA
- the Snx22 gene encoding sorting nexin-22 isoform X3 codes for MLEVHIPSVGPEAEGPRQSPEKGHMVFQVEVLYSGRRHTVPRRYSEFHALHKRGILYLNQDVPKELLEFLRLRHFLPTDSKASSWSTLGEFLPSDTSSQLQHQPVIGFCMDPYIYTQSPEPLPEVVVDGVLQGLYGFSTSPAPAQPEANRHSAPSPVP; via the exons ATGCTGGAAGTTCACATCCCCTCGGTGGGGCCCGAGGCCGAAGGGCCCAGGCAGAGTCCAGAGAAAGGCCACATG GTGTTCCAAGTGGAGGTGCTGTACAGCGGACGCAGACACACCGTGCCGCGACGCTACAGCGAGTTCCACGCTCTACACAAGCGG GGCATCCTGTACCTGAATCAGGATGTACCTAAGGAGTTACTGGAATTCTTAAGACTTAGACACTTTCTGCCTACAGACTCCAAGGCCAGCAGCTGGAG cACCCTGGGGGAATTCCTGCCTAGTGACACCAG CTCACAGCTGCAGCACCAGCCGGTCATTGGCTTCTGTATGGATCCCTACATTTACACCCAGTCACCAG AACCTCTCCCAGAAGTGGTGGTGGATGGTGTGCTCCAGGGTCTCTATGGCTTCAGCACCAGCCCGGCCCCCGCCCAGCCAGAGGCTAACCGTCACTCTGCTCCATCACCAGTACCCTGA
- the Snx22 gene encoding sorting nexin-22 isoform X1: protein MLEVHIPSVGPEAEGPRQSPEKGHMVFQVEVLYSGRRHTVPRRYSEFHALHKRIKKRYKVPDFPSKRLPNWRTRGLEQRRQGLETYIQGILYLNQDVPKELLEFLRLRHFLPTDSKASSWSTLGEFLPSDTSSQLQHQPVIGFCMDPYIYTQSPEPLPEVVVDGVLQGLYGFSTSPAPAQPEANRHSAPSPVP, encoded by the exons ATGCTGGAAGTTCACATCCCCTCGGTGGGGCCCGAGGCCGAAGGGCCCAGGCAGAGTCCAGAGAAAGGCCACATG GTGTTCCAAGTGGAGGTGCTGTACAGCGGACGCAGACACACCGTGCCGCGACGCTACAGCGAGTTCCACGCTCTACACAAGCGG ATCAAGAAACGGTACAAAGTGCCTGACTTTCCCTCAAAACGCCTGCCCAACTGGAGGACCAGAGGATTGGAACAGCGCCGGCAGGGCTTGGAGACCTATATCCAG GGCATCCTGTACCTGAATCAGGATGTACCTAAGGAGTTACTGGAATTCTTAAGACTTAGACACTTTCTGCCTACAGACTCCAAGGCCAGCAGCTGGAG cACCCTGGGGGAATTCCTGCCTAGTGACACCAG CTCACAGCTGCAGCACCAGCCGGTCATTGGCTTCTGTATGGATCCCTACATTTACACCCAGTCACCAG AACCTCTCCCAGAAGTGGTGGTGGATGGTGTGCTCCAGGGTCTCTATGGCTTCAGCACCAGCCCGGCCCCCGCCCAGCCAGAGGCTAACCGTCACTCTGCTCCATCACCAGTACCCTGA